In Leishmania braziliensis MHOM/BR/75/M2904 complete genome, chromosome 31, one genomic interval encodes:
- a CDS encoding putative calpain-like cysteine peptidase has protein sequence MRFRRPRWLCGGSSTKSKARKRYLQTKVHKFKYGGPAVKGDCYPLFEDGRCYRVEVDKRKWFLYNDTLDMEMHIIFTFHKTTAVYKTAHGRTKVRTTPAGGTECTVVVYPLETLPYVKFAEKTQIMYSATRTSRGLDPNYIERINREAKAKCLSETQKVAGVAGVSHDEEELLYRCRKSNIPYVDMSFHPSQASLQRPHDKNSVANMTSITWRRPKDYIPAMAHKEIKLFRHGVDADDIEQGHLGDCWLMCSIAVVAESKTMVKDIFRHPVSRSKRLKEEQAGGYRVYLNKNGWFCNVIVDSYLPTYNGVVYFARSAGDPYELWVSLLEKAYAKIHGSYASIIGGNPLHALQDLTGFPVYAFTKTWRAAANEEEVASQFFKDLLRYRKSGYLISISTPGKDTSAYNVDSRTSNEASLEARYKAAGLSTGHSYSVLKVRQFLIPRVKLLKIRNPWGTGDEWTGAWGKNSDKWQKHLLVRRSCKPSKVSDGTFWMEWRDAVRFFEGGGVCMVKKSWFQYRFPGSFVGIIPSVVLRIELKKRQKVFFTLSQKDRRLRSPGDPEELYKGLLICVTGRNAEKDTQQIVALSTENPEVHPPDRYEYIIARDVGLELELDPAQSPLYVIPRIMVANRNGPKDFTLSMLTPNKSTASGLRVSFVRLPDTCPTFRNVVSFKMDGEKAEHVQFQYKKRGGAPRMKSGITVFEATNVKEKYPFPC, from the coding sequence ATGCGCTTTCGCCGGCCAAGGTGGCtctgcggtggcagcagcaccaaaaGTAAGGCGAGGAAGCGCTATCTCCAGACGAAGGTGCACAAGTTCAAGTATGGCGGCCCGGCAGTCAAGGGGGACTGCTACCCCCTCTTTGAGGATGGCCGATGCTACCGGGTGGAGGTGGACAAGCGCAAGTGGTTCCTCTACAACGACACATTAGATATGGAAATGCACATCATCTTCACCTTCCATAAGACAACTGCCGTGTACAAAACAGCGCATGGACGGACGAAGGTGAGGACGACACCCGCCGGTGGGACGGAGTGCACTGTCGTCGTCTATCCGCTGGAGACGCTGCCGTATGTGAAATTTGCCGAGAAGACGCAGATCATGTACAGCGCTACGAGGACATCTCGCGGCCTGGACCCGAATTACATTGAGAGGATCAACCGCGAGGCGAAGGCGAAGTGCCTGAGCGAGACACAAAAGGTGGCCGGCGTGGCTGGGGTGAGCCacgatgaggaggagctcCTGTACAGGTGCAGGAAGAGTAATATCCCATACGTTGACATGAGTTTCCATCCGTCACAGGCGTCTTTGCAGCGACCTCACGACAAGAACAGCGTGGCGAACATGACCTCCATCACGTGGAGGCGGCCAAAAGACTACATACCGGCGATGGCGCACAAGGAGATCAAACTGTTCCGCCACGGCGTGGACGCTGACGACATTGAGCAGGGTCACCTCGGTGACTGCTGGCTTATGTGCTCCATTGCGGTCGTGGCGGAGAGCAAGACGATGGTCAAGGACATCTTCCGCCACCCTGTCTCCAGGTCGAAGCGCTTGAAGGAAGAGCAGGCGGGTGGCTACCGCGTGTACCTGAACAAGAACGGTTGGTTCTGCAACGTCATTGTCGACAGTTACCTGCCGACGTACAACGGAGTTGTGTACTTTGCCCGCTCCGCCGGAGACCCGTACGAGTTGTgggtgtcgctgctggagaaggcgtacGCCAAAATCCACGGCTCGTATGCGTCCATTATCGGCGGCAATCCCCTGCACGCCCTTCAGGATTTGACGGGGTTCCCGGTGTACGCCTTCACAAAGACGtggagggcggcagcgaatGAGGAAGAGGTCGCATCGCAGTTCTTCAAGGACCTGTTGCGCTACCGAAAAAGTGGCTATCTTATCTCCATCAGCACTCCAGGCAAGGACACGAGCGCATACAACGTTGACAGCAGGACTTCGAACGAGGCATCGCTCGAGGCGCGCTACAAGGCGGCGGGGCTGAGCACCGGCCACTCCTACTCGGTGCTCAAGGTGCGCCAGTTTCTTATCCCGCGAgtgaagctgctgaagaTTCGAAACCCGTGGGGCACCGGTGACGAGTGGACCGGCGCGTGGGGCAAGAACAGCGACAAGTGGCAGAAGCACTTGCTGGTGCGCCGGTCCTGCAAGCCGAGCAAGGTGAGTGACGGCACCTTCTGGATGGAGTGGAGGGACGCGGTGCGGTTCTTCGAGGGTGGCGGGGTGTGTATGGTGAAGAAGTCCTGGTTTCAGTACCGCTTCCCCGGCAGCTTCGTTGGCATCATTCCCTCCGTGGTGCTCAGGATCGAACTCAAGAAGAGGCAGAAGGTTTTCTTCACCTTATCCCAGAAAGACCGCCGCCTGCGGAGTCCCGGGGACCCGGAGGAGCTGTACAAGGGGCTGCTCATCTGCGTAACGGGGCGCAACGCAGAGAAGGACACACAGCAGATTGTGGCTCTTAGCACCGAGAACCCTGAGGTGCATCCGCCCGATCGGTACGAGTACATTATTGCCCGTGACGTTGGGCTCGAGCTCGAGCTTGACCCCGCGCAATCTCCGCTCTACGTCATTCCGCGCATTATGGTGGCGAACCGCAATGGCCCGAAGGATTTCACGTTGAGCATGCTGACTCCCAACAAGTCGACTGCGAGCGGCCTGCGGGTGTCGTTTGTGCGCCTGCCCGACACGTGCCCGACGTTCCGCAACGTGGTTTCCTTCAAGATGGACGGGGAGAAAGCGGAACATGTGCAGTTTCAGTACAagaagcgcggcggcgctccaCGCATGAAGTCCGGCATCACCGTCTTTGAGGCCACTAACGTGAAGGAGAAGTACCCCTTCCCCTGCTGA